A window from Setaria italica strain Yugu1 chromosome VIII, Setaria_italica_v2.0, whole genome shotgun sequence encodes these proteins:
- the LOC106804462 gene encoding uncharacterized protein LOC106804462 — protein MAQHNAPRPSLVWMKSVMTQEQIQALVNRGLLSPFGILTGDFFCRLLHYYKIKLVEDATQEDVEVRQVVPEDVVVEDEAEEGTKANCQQDDPPRDDAPSSHQAHEPNATTYTDAEVEEDDRKDRKALSRLQEGLVEHAQKRKEVIFHCDCFRERASHLEVELEKAKTDFRNLQAHQDIEVAVHDAIMKIAKLKRSLRESEDARARCQASFVAEKEIINSELANSKSREARLQPYLKECEDSNVRLQEQHNAIVKREYTVSQKLVYEANAHRDLERCLEEAVGNLQNDQNVIAGLEFELEELQKYTGYVIDMIQADADPIRPTPLLDRLKAAPDLLKKLLKDTVVECLKTTFALLVSHFLTTPFQQVTSGIAADFEEDKIP, from the exons ATGGCGCAGCATAATGCTCCCAGGCCTTCCTTGGTGTGGATGAAGAGCGTGATGACGCAAGAGCAGATTCAAGCCCTCGTCAACCGCGGGCTCCTCAGCCC GTTTGGGATCCTGACTGGAGATTTCTTCTGCAGGCTCCTACATTACTACAAGATCAAGTTG GTTGAGGACGCGACACAGGAGGATGTTGAGGTTAGGCAGGTGGTGCCAGAGGACGTGGTGGTGGAGGACGAGGCTGAGGAGGGCACCAAGGCCAATTGTCAACAGGATGATCCACCTAGAGATGATGCGCCCTCTTCGCACCAGGCCCACGAACCTAACGCCACCACTTACACCGATGCTGAGGTTGAAGAGGATGATAGGAAGGATAGGAAGGCTCTTTCTAGGCTGCAGGAG GGACTGGTTGAGCATGCTCAAAAGAGGAAGGAAGTGATCTTTCATTGTGATTGCTTTCGTGAGAGGGCATCGCATTTGGAAGTGGAGCTCGAGAAGGCGAAGACGGATTTCCGAAATCTGCAAGCTCACCAGGACATTGAGGTGGCAGTGCATGATGCAATCATGAAG ATTGCTAAGTTGAAGCGGAGCCTTAGGGAGAGCGAGGACGCGAGAGCACGTTGCCAGGCTAGCTTTGTTGCTGAGAAGGAAATTATCAACTCGGAGCTGGCAA ATTCGAAGAGTAGAGAGGCAAGGCTGCAGCCGTATCTCAAGGAGTGTGAAGACTCCAACGTGCGCCTCCAAGAGCAGCACAACGCAATAGTGAAGCGTGAGTATACAGTATCCCAGAAGCTGGTCTATGAGGCCAATGCACATAGGGACCTCGAGCGCTGCTTAGAGGAAGCTGTAGGTAATCTCCAGAATGACCAAAATGTGATTGCTGGGTTAGAATTTGAGTTGGAGGAACTTCAAAAGTATACCGGTTATGTGATAGATATGATTCAAGCAGACGCCGACCCGATCAGGCCTACACCTCTTCTTGATCGCCTCAAAGCTGCGCCGGACCTTCTGAAGAAGCTGCTAAAGGATACTGTCGTGGAGTGTCTTAAAACCACTTTTGCGTTGTTGGTTTCGCACTTCCTGACCACACCTTTTCAGCAAGTCACAAGTGGTATTGCTGCTGACTTTGAAGAAGACAAAATTCCATAG